The genomic DNA TTGATTGATGAAAAGCTAACGCAAGTTTAGAGTTTATTAATAGTATTTCCCCCAGCATATCTTGCTGAGGGAGGGGATTTACAAACTCACATACTACTGAGATGGAGTGCTGGTTCGCGAATTTTCCTTATAGCATTGTTGCAAGGCTAGGAGTCTTGTTAAAGTCGCTCCGCCAGTAGGTCTTGCTGGGGGAATATTTCCACACGCTCCTGTACTACTAGATTGTTGTACTGTGCTTTGTGGAAGTGTTTTATAGCACTCCTGTAAAGCTAGTAGTCTTACTAAACTGGCTCCACCAGTAGGTCTTGCTGGGGGAATATTTTCACACGCTCCTGTTTTTGAGGTATCTGCGTTTGCATAAGCAGCAGAACCTAACGATATCTGAAGCAAAATCATTCCTAAGGGAATCACCAAAATAGATGCAGTTCGGATGATAAGTGTTTTCATAGCTAAAATCCTCAAACATAAATGACTGGTGTTATTAATTGCGTTAAATAATCTTGAGAGACCAAGTTTCAGTACTTAACGACCGTAGGTTTGAATCCGAACTGTACCGAGAGGAATTTGTGCTGTTAGGTTAGGCATTTTGCCATAGACTTGGTACAGCCAAATATGGTTACGAATTGATGTATTAACGCCTTGCAGCTCAACTAATAATGTTGTTTGCGGTTCCACAGGTTGGGAAAAAATAACTGTAGCCGTGCGGTTACTAACAGAAACTTGAGCATCAATCTTTTCACCAGATTGATTCTTTACCTCAGTTCCCTTACTAATGCTTAAGAACTCTGGCAAATTAATAACTAGTTCTTTTAAGGGTTGCCCTTGAACATGAACCTTAAACTCATGCGTAGCGCCTTGAAACCCAACACTGCTCGGATATGCAACGCCACTCTCAAGATGAGAAACATTAGAATTGCCTATGTTTTTGTTGGCATAAGCAGCTGGAATGAAAGCAGCTATTATAAAAAATGCTGCACTTATATAAATTAAATTCCTCATAAAAAACTTTGAGAAAGATTAGTAGAATGAGCAATATTTACCTGCTCATCTTATAGCTATTTACTTACTCTCTTGACAGCCGTGGCTCAATTGATGAGCAGTTGCTTTGCCTAAAGAGGATAAGTCTGAATCTGAGCTAGACCAAGTGGAATTTCTCCATTCAATCCAACTTTCTTAGCGTAGACTCGGTATTGCCAAGTAGCAGTATATCCTGGTTCATATCTTGGAGTATTAACTCCTCTCATAAAAACTGATAGCTTTGTCTCAGGCTTTACTGGTTGCGAGAAAGCTAGTGTCGCTTTTCCATCGTTAATAGAAACCGTTGTTGAAACTTTTTCACCAGATTGATTTTTTACCTCAATTCCGTCATTAATTCTTACCCCCTCTGGTAAATCAATTCTTAGTTCTGCCAATGGTTCTCCCTGAACATGAACTTCAAACTTATGAGTAGCATCTACAGCAGTAGTATCATTAGGATAAGCAGCAGTTTTGACCAAATGAGAAGCATTAAAATTGCCTGGCTTTCCACTTGCCCAAGCGGGGGAAAATAAAGAAGCAATCGCCAAGGTAAAAGTACCTACATAAATTAGTTTTTTCATTTTCATTATTCTCCAAAGCAATCAATATTTGATTCCTATATTTATTAGTTTGATAGGCTTTAATGAAATCAGAGTGAAATTTTGCTGAAGGTGGAGATTTTTTACTATTCAATTACTTATTTATTTGATATCTGTTAACTTTTGATAATCTCTAAACTATAAAAAATCCTCCTTGTCTTCTCAATACCTTATAAGGAGAGATAAGGAAAAACTTTTATTATTAGCAAATAATCTAAGCAATATAGACTAAATTTAGCCCATATTTTTAATTAGATTAATTGGTATAGAGCTAATAAAATTATTAATTAAAGTTATTGACAATTAATAATAGAGGTGAAACTGAGCTACACCTATAGGTGTTTCTGCATCACTCTCAACATATTTTGCTGATATTTGATAGATATAAGCATTCCCCAAAAATCGTCTTTTGACATTTTTTAGTTCAACATTAAACTTGGTGTTAGGAGCAACTGGTTCAGCGAACGCTATTTGTATGTTTCTACCATCAACAGAAATATTTGCATTAATTTTTTGTTCTTTTTCATCCACAATCTTGATATTTTTGATATCACTACTGATAGTTATGGTATCAGGAGCGTTAATACTTAATTCGGTAAGAGCTTTACTATTTTTGGGAACGTGTACTCGAATAGTATGTCTAACAATCCGCCAGCGCGTAGGCGGAAATTGTACATTTCCATCAATATGAGGAACTGTCCCATCATCTGTATTAGCAGTTGCATAACTAGGAGATAACATAGCCATGCTAGTCAAAACCAAAGTAACGCTATATTTCAGTAATTTATTCATATTTAATTTCCGATAAATCAACTTGTTAACTAAAGCTTAGTAAAAAGGTTAAAGTTTTGGTTCATGCTTTATAAATCAACCTGTTACTGACATAAATATCACAATATTTGTAGAAAAATCCATAATTAGCTAACCCCCTTAATTCAGCAGTTAATTAGGGGAAACTAGATAGTTTACTTACTGTTGGCAGTTTTAAGCTGCTGTTAAGGTTATTGCCAAGGGAGGTATACTCCTCCTATCTACTAGTTTGGCAATTGTTGATGAAATTAGGATGAAATTCTAGATGAATTTTTGAGATAGTTGTCAAGTTTTGTAAATTAAAAATTTGGGAACTGAGCTACACCTACAGGAATCTCTTTATTGATACTAATGAACTTAACTGAAAGGTAATATATAGAAGTAAAACCAAGAATAGGTTGTTTGACTTTGTTTAGGTTGATAAAGAGCTTAATGTTAGAAGTAACTGGCTAAGGAAAATCTATATCAATCAGGGGGCTAATGACGAACATCTTAGACAACTGGTTAACTAGTAAGGGAACTATAAAAAGAATTAACAAATAACGAATAGAGGTAAATCTTCGATAGCGAGAAGCGCGGAATTCTTCAACAACCTTGTACTCTGCATTTGGCTCTAGTGTCTGTTTTAGCTTTTCTAGATCTCGTAGTATAGACCGAGGGATGAAGCTAGGCTTTTGAGATTTTGGGCTAGGTTTCATTCTTATTGATCCTAGAATATCAGGCTTTTTAGTTTTGTTATGGCAAAACTAAAAAGCCTGATAATAGTGTGAAATAAAGCCAAGGGATAAGCTTCTAAAATTTAGTATAGAAAATCAAGATGAAATTAAGATGAAATAGAATGCTATACCATAGTATGCTGTTTGTTACAAGAAAATAGGCTTATAGCACAACTACAAGCCCATTGGGGTTGTGAAACATGAGGAACATGTCTCTAAAACTTACTATAGAAAAATAAAATGAAATTAAGATGAAATACAGGTAAATCTATATAAAATAAGATTATCAAACTGCTTTTCTCTTATTATCTTCTAAAGCTAAAAATATACTAAAGTATGCTGTGCCAAGTTTGCTTTAATTGATTTTGAGTTTATTCGTGATAAGAAAACAGGCTTTTATAGTACTATACAAGCACTATCACAAAGCCTGAGATACGAATAAAAATCTAAGGACAGGCTTATTTTTTAATCTACTAAATCAAGATGAAATTTTCAATGACTATTGCACGTCTACCCAAAAATCAGCAGTGACGATTTTGCCATTACGATTGAATTGACCCCACATTTTATATTTTCCTGGCTTCGGGAAACTGGTTATAAAATGAACCTCACCAGTTGGAGTATTTTTCATTGCATGAGCATGAATATAGTCTGCTTGTGTTAACGGCGATGACTGCTTAAGGATAACTAAATGCCCTCTTTCTCCTAAATAAGGTTTCAAGTCTTTCGGTGGTTGGTTACTGACAGCATCTTGTAAGTTGAAAATTACATGAACTTCTTGTCCAGCTTTTAATGTCGGTTGAGATAACTTGAGATTAGCCTTAGTATTACCAAAAGTCTTTGTAGTAGCTAAATCAATTTTGGGAGCAGCTGGACTGTTACCTGAAACTTGTGCTTTCAAGACCGAAACTTGTTCTGCTTTTCCTGCTACTTTGTAATCACTGAAAAGAGTATAACTACCAGGATAGGGGAAATCAGCTTGAACTTCAAAGCGTCCATTTCCTTTATATGTAGGATGGATATGATTGAAAGATTGGAGATCATCACTTACAACAATCAAATGCATTAGTTCTTCTTGGAATTTGTCAAAATTAGCAATTGCTTTACCATTTTTGTCTTTCACTTCAATCACTATAGGAACAGGTGTGTTGGGAGTAATTTTGGTGGGGAGGGTAAGCTTTGCAGTGGTGATCGCAGATTCTAACTTGGAATGACCAGAATGCTCATCATGGGAATCTTCCATGTTGTGATCGCCATGAGAATTCTCCTTTGCCTCTGGTGTTTTAGAATCCTCCATATTGTGATCTGCATG from Chlorogloeopsis sp. ULAP01 includes the following:
- a CDS encoding DUF2808 domain-containing protein, whose product is MRNLIYISAAFFIIAAFIPAAYANKNIGNSNVSHLESGVAYPSSVGFQGATHEFKVHVQGQPLKELVINLPEFLSISKGTEVKNQSGEKIDAQVSVSNRTATVIFSQPVEPQTTLLVELQGVNTSIRNHIWLYQVYGKMPNLTAQIPLGTVRIQTYGR
- a CDS encoding DUF2808 domain-containing protein; amino-acid sequence: MKKLIYVGTFTLAIASLFSPAWASGKPGNFNASHLVKTAAYPNDTTAVDATHKFEVHVQGEPLAELRIDLPEGVRINDGIEVKNQSGEKVSTTVSINDGKATLAFSQPVKPETKLSVFMRGVNTPRYEPGYTATWQYRVYAKKVGLNGEIPLGLAQIQTYPL
- a CDS encoding DUF2808 domain-containing protein gives rise to the protein MNKLLKYSVTLVLTSMAMLSPSYATANTDDGTVPHIDGNVQFPPTRWRIVRHTIRVHVPKNSKALTELSINAPDTITISSDIKNIKIVDEKEQKINANISVDGRNIQIAFAEPVAPNTKFNVELKNVKRRFLGNAYIYQISAKYVESDAETPIGVAQFHLYY